A section of the Penaeus chinensis breed Huanghai No. 1 chromosome 17, ASM1920278v2, whole genome shotgun sequence genome encodes:
- the LOC125034048 gene encoding keratin, type I cytoskeletal 9-like has translation MRRSLIARAVSLVAALITVAEGGNYGYGYNAIPTPQICPTKVKYIVHTVTQLETETETETVTETAIETLTETATETLTETATETLTEILIETLTETATETETETATETETATETETATLTETLKLVYTTTVAYGLAGGVGGVGVGAVGGGGSVVHYGADGGKTIIAHKPGGGAQYGGQYGGHYGGHQGGHAVTTIISGAAPGGGHYAGASQTGSNSYNKPIKFA, from the exons ATGAGGCG GTCCCTCATCGCGAGAGCCGTGTCACTGGTCGCGGCTCTGATAACCGTGGCCGAAGGAGGTAACTATGGCTACGGGTACAATGCTATTCCCACCCCGCAG ATTTGCCCGACTAAAGTGAAATACATCGTTCATACAGTAACGCAGctggagacggagactgag ACTGAGACTGTGACTGAAACAGCAATTGAAACCTTGACTGAAACTGCGACCGAAACTCTGACCGAAACGGCGACCGAAACACTGACTGAGATCCTCATCGAAACCCTGACCGAAACGGCGACCGAAACCGAGACCGAGACGGCGACCGAGACCGAGACGGCGACGGAGACCGAGACAGCGACGCTCACGGAGACGCTGAAGCTGGTTTACACGACGACGGTGGCCTACGGGCTGGCGGGCGGCGTGGGtggcgtgggcgtgggggcggtgggcggcggcggGAGCGTGGTCCACTACGGCGCCGACGGAGGGAAGACCATTATCGCGCACAAACCAGGGGGAGGGGCGCAGTACGGGGGGCAGTACGGAGGGCACTACGGGGGGCACCAGGGAGGGCAcgccgtcaccaccatcatctcggGGGCGGCGCCAGGCGGAGGCCACTATGCGGGCGCCTCACAGACGGGTTCGAACA GTTATAACAAGCCTATCAAATTTGCATAA